From Pseudarthrobacter equi, a single genomic window includes:
- a CDS encoding PadR family transcriptional regulator — protein MGKQMTEMLKGTLEGIVLAILATRPAYGYEITTRLRDQGFADIAEGTVYALLVRIEQRGLVDVEKVPSEKGPPRKVYSLNATGTQELAEFWRTWSFLAERIEQLHQEGN, from the coding sequence ATGGGCAAACAGATGACGGAGATGCTCAAAGGCACGCTGGAAGGCATCGTCCTGGCAATCCTGGCCACCCGGCCCGCCTACGGCTACGAGATCACCACGCGGCTGCGGGACCAGGGCTTCGCGGACATCGCCGAAGGCACGGTGTACGCCCTCCTGGTCCGCATCGAACAGCGCGGCCTGGTGGACGTGGAGAAGGTCCCGTCCGAGAAGGGCCCGCCGCGCAAGGTGTACTCGCTGAACGCAACGGGCACGCAGGAACTTGCAGAGTTCTGGAGGACGTGGAGCTTCCTCGCAGAACGAATCGAACAGCTCCACCAGGAAGGTAACTGA
- a CDS encoding DUF1048 domain-containing protein: protein MAAKWIEALTGPLEQKKQYKQAKARLDALPEPYVTAAAAFNRYLMYYGGVTEGDTMVQMISDLADLWERAAIDGTPVGDIVGSDPVEFAESFAQAYGGKRWIDKERARLIEAVDDAKRKESKP, encoded by the coding sequence ATGGCCGCCAAATGGATCGAAGCACTCACCGGACCGCTGGAGCAGAAGAAGCAGTACAAGCAGGCCAAGGCACGCCTCGATGCGCTGCCCGAGCCGTACGTCACCGCCGCGGCGGCCTTCAACAGGTACCTCATGTACTACGGCGGAGTCACCGAGGGCGACACCATGGTGCAGATGATCTCCGACCTCGCCGACCTCTGGGAACGCGCCGCCATCGACGGCACCCCGGTGGGCGACATTGTGGGCAGCGACCCCGTGGAGTTCGCCGAATCGTTCGCCCAGGCCTACGGGGGCAAGCGCTGGATCGACAAGGAACGCGCCCGGCTGATCGAGGCCGTTGACGATGCGAAGAGGAAGGAATCCAAGCCATGA
- a CDS encoding ABC transporter ATP-binding protein — MTAAAVPEPAIRVRGIGKSFKDLHVLRGVDFDVTPGTIFALLGSNGAGKTTLVRILSTLLAADAGTATVNGYDVGAEPAEVRGSISLTGQFAAVDEVLTGRENLVLVARLRHLPEPRAIADELLARFALTEAGNRRAATYSGGMRRRLDIAMSLIGNPPVIFLDEPTTGLDPQARLEVWQTVRQLAGQGTTVLLTTQYLDEAEQLADRIAILHQGTIIRNGTLAELKQLLPPATVEYVEKQPSLEDVFLALVGKEL, encoded by the coding sequence ATGACCGCGGCAGCCGTCCCGGAACCGGCCATCCGGGTGCGGGGCATCGGCAAGTCGTTCAAAGACCTGCACGTGCTGCGGGGCGTCGACTTTGACGTGACGCCGGGGACCATCTTCGCGCTCCTCGGCTCCAACGGCGCCGGCAAGACCACCCTGGTTCGCATCCTGTCCACGCTGCTGGCGGCGGACGCGGGCACCGCCACGGTGAACGGGTACGACGTCGGCGCGGAGCCGGCTGAGGTGCGCGGGTCCATCAGCCTCACGGGCCAGTTCGCCGCGGTGGACGAGGTGCTCACCGGGCGGGAGAACCTGGTGCTGGTGGCCCGGCTGCGCCACCTGCCCGAACCGCGAGCCATCGCGGACGAACTCCTGGCCAGGTTTGCCCTCACCGAGGCGGGGAACCGCAGGGCCGCCACCTACTCGGGCGGCATGCGGCGCCGGCTTGACATCGCCATGAGCCTGATCGGCAACCCGCCCGTCATTTTCCTCGACGAACCCACCACCGGCCTGGACCCGCAGGCCCGGCTGGAGGTGTGGCAGACCGTCCGGCAACTCGCCGGCCAGGGCACCACCGTGCTGCTCACCACGCAGTACCTTGACGAGGCCGAGCAACTGGCAGACCGCATCGCCATCCTGCACCAGGGCACCATCATCCGGAACGGGACCCTCGCCGAACTCAAGCAACTCCTGCCGCCGGCCACGGTGGAATACGTCGAGAAGCAGCCCTCCCTCGAGGACGTCTTCCTGGCCCTCGTTGGAAAGGAACTGTGA
- a CDS encoding ABC transporter permease: MTTHILSDTRVLTGRSLRHILRSPDTIITTAVTPVAMMLLFVYVFGGAISTGTGGPYVNYLLPGILLITISSGVAYTAYRLFLDLQGGIFERFRSMPVARPSVLWAHVLTSLAANFAAVAIVVGVALVMGFRSGASVAAWLAVVGILALFTLALTWIAVIAGLLAKTVDGASGFSYPLIFLPFISSAFVPTGSMPGPVAWFAENQPVTSIVDTLRALLAQEPVGIGIWTALAWLVGILVVAYGLAAAIYRRKSG, translated from the coding sequence ATGACCACGCACATTCTCAGCGACACCCGTGTGCTTACCGGCCGGTCGCTGCGCCACATCCTCCGCAGCCCGGACACCATCATCACCACAGCGGTGACCCCGGTGGCCATGATGCTGCTGTTCGTTTACGTGTTCGGCGGGGCCATCAGCACCGGCACGGGCGGCCCGTACGTCAACTACCTGCTGCCAGGCATCCTGCTGATCACCATTTCCTCCGGCGTGGCCTACACCGCATACCGGCTGTTCCTGGACCTGCAGGGCGGCATCTTTGAACGGTTCCGGTCCATGCCCGTGGCCCGGCCCAGCGTCCTCTGGGCCCATGTGCTCACCTCGCTTGCCGCAAACTTTGCCGCCGTGGCGATCGTGGTGGGCGTGGCCCTGGTGATGGGCTTCCGGTCCGGGGCGTCCGTGGCGGCGTGGCTCGCCGTCGTCGGGATCCTGGCGCTGTTCACCCTGGCGCTGACGTGGATCGCGGTGATCGCGGGCCTGCTGGCGAAGACCGTGGACGGGGCCAGCGGCTTCAGCTACCCGCTGATCTTCCTGCCGTTCATCAGCTCGGCGTTCGTGCCCACCGGCTCCATGCCCGGCCCTGTGGCATGGTTCGCCGAGAACCAGCCGGTCACCTCCATTGTGGACACCCTCCGTGCGCTTCTCGCCCAGGAACCGGTGGGCATCGGCATCTGGACCGCGCTGGCCTGGCTGGTGGGCATCTTGGTAGTGGCCTACGGCCTCGCGGCGGCCATCTACCGCCGGAAGTCCGGCTGA
- a CDS encoding CDP-alcohol phosphatidyltransferase family protein gives METIATWRPTPADRITLVRAALAAACAVLAVPPLFAGPVPGQVPGEGTGLLLVILGSTALLLDAVDGPVARRTGTASEAGARFDSATDAFLVLVLSVATVTVVGLWTLAIGAMYYVVAAAGLVRPHLREPLPRSMARKVIGAVQPLALLLALVMALVPGIPSALAAAAPAVALPLLLFSFGRDVVALERRHHASAASSRPATPQAAPARGAAT, from the coding sequence GTGGAGACCATCGCAACCTGGCGTCCGACGCCGGCCGACCGGATCACCCTGGTCCGTGCCGCCCTCGCCGCCGCCTGCGCCGTGCTGGCCGTCCCGCCGCTGTTTGCCGGACCGGTGCCCGGCCAGGTTCCCGGCGAGGGGACCGGCCTGCTCCTGGTAATCCTGGGCAGCACAGCACTCCTGCTCGACGCTGTGGACGGCCCCGTGGCCCGGCGGACCGGGACCGCGTCGGAGGCGGGAGCCCGGTTCGATTCCGCCACGGATGCTTTCCTGGTGCTGGTCCTGTCCGTTGCCACGGTGACGGTGGTGGGCCTGTGGACGCTGGCCATTGGGGCGATGTATTACGTGGTGGCGGCAGCCGGGCTGGTCCGGCCGCACCTGCGTGAGCCATTGCCGCGGAGCATGGCCCGCAAGGTGATCGGCGCCGTCCAGCCGCTGGCTCTGCTTCTAGCCTTGGTCATGGCCCTGGTCCCGGGCATTCCGTCCGCCCTTGCGGCCGCCGCTCCGGCCGTGGCACTCCCGCTGCTCCTGTTCTCCTTTGGCCGTGACGTCGTCGCGCTTGAACGGCGCCACCATGCGTCCGCGGCTTCGTCCCGACCGGCAACTCCGCAGGCGGCACCCGCACGCGGCGCCGCCACCTGA
- a CDS encoding alpha/beta fold hydrolase, with protein MFRLREATDAGLRKKPRRRLRRAGFVLLAVVGLVLASTLLNLFLESRERATVQPYGERVAVAGGNLNVVRNGQQGQAIVLLSGLGTPAPGLDFQPLVRELNGFDVTVVEGFGYGYSDPEAGPRSNENISNELHQALESLQVPRPYVLAGHSISGFYLLDYANRYRSEVAAVIGIDASIPKPGDGPVPEPEPGINWARAVSATGLLRAVASVAPAVVDPGSSAFTEDELKRMRMMWSWNFGNPAVEDETARIANNAEALRGVTYPDDLPVLAFVADEKTDQTAEKVSAAENLLQNVRRHQVLPLEGGHYLHWTQAPRMAEAIRAFLGQSG; from the coding sequence ATGTTCCGCCTCAGGGAAGCCACCGACGCCGGGCTTCGGAAGAAGCCCCGGCGCAGGTTGCGCCGGGCCGGGTTCGTCCTGCTCGCCGTGGTGGGCCTGGTCCTGGCCTCCACGCTGCTGAACCTGTTCCTGGAGTCCCGGGAGCGGGCCACCGTCCAGCCGTACGGGGAGCGGGTGGCGGTGGCCGGCGGGAACCTGAACGTGGTGCGGAACGGGCAGCAGGGCCAGGCCATCGTGCTCCTCAGCGGGCTGGGAACCCCGGCCCCCGGCCTGGACTTCCAGCCGCTGGTCCGTGAGCTCAACGGCTTCGACGTGACGGTGGTGGAGGGGTTCGGCTACGGCTACAGCGATCCGGAGGCAGGCCCGCGGAGCAACGAGAACATCAGCAACGAACTTCACCAGGCACTCGAATCGCTGCAGGTTCCGCGGCCCTACGTCCTGGCCGGCCACTCCATCTCCGGGTTCTACCTGCTGGACTACGCCAACCGGTACCGCAGCGAGGTGGCAGCGGTGATCGGCATCGACGCCAGCATCCCCAAGCCCGGGGACGGGCCAGTCCCGGAGCCGGAGCCGGGCATCAACTGGGCCCGGGCCGTGTCCGCCACCGGGCTGCTGCGGGCCGTGGCGTCGGTGGCCCCCGCCGTCGTGGATCCGGGCAGCAGCGCCTTCACCGAGGACGAACTCAAGCGCATGCGCATGATGTGGTCCTGGAACTTCGGCAACCCGGCCGTGGAGGACGAGACGGCCCGGATCGCCAACAATGCCGAGGCACTGCGGGGCGTCACGTACCCGGACGACCTGCCGGTCCTGGCCTTTGTTGCCGATGAAAAGACTGACCAGACTGCGGAGAAGGTCTCGGCGGCCGAGAACCTGCTCCAGAACGTCCGGCGCCACCAGGTGCTGCCCCTCGAGGGCGGGCACTACCTGCACTGGACCCAGGCCCCACGGATGGCCGAGGCTATCCGGGCGTTCCTCGGCCAGAGCGGATAA
- a CDS encoding cupin domain-containing protein, giving the protein MAGETATALEAKSFDEPDEKRRPPNTVVDVVHVGGTTLARLTFARGWRWSETVKTVVNTDSCQVNHVGICTSGTLTVQMDDGTRTTVSAGHAYAVPPGHDAWVEGDETFVGYEILSAAAYAKPE; this is encoded by the coding sequence ATGGCCGGAGAAACTGCCACAGCGCTTGAAGCGAAATCCTTTGATGAACCCGACGAGAAGCGCCGTCCCCCGAACACCGTGGTGGATGTGGTGCACGTTGGCGGCACCACCCTGGCCCGGCTCACCTTTGCACGCGGCTGGCGCTGGTCCGAGACGGTGAAGACGGTGGTCAACACGGACAGCTGCCAGGTCAACCACGTGGGCATCTGCACCTCGGGGACGCTGACCGTTCAGATGGACGACGGCACCCGGACCACCGTCAGCGCAGGCCACGCCTATGCCGTTCCGCCCGGGCATGACGCCTGGGTGGAAGGCGATGAGACCTTCGTGGGCTACGAGATCCTGAGCGCCGCTGCGTACGCCAAGCCCGAGTGA
- a CDS encoding carboxylate-amine ligase, with translation MDGHETADTAMDTFRNNGTAPPGSRTFGVEEELLLVDPGRGDAVPMAGALLDLYVRPFESSAGPVLTAEFQQEMIEVVTPPHSTLAGLQADIVAGRDIARQAAEDVGVRVAALGTSPLPSDPHPVRLRRFAAMVEEYGLTAREQLTCGTHIHVSVDSDEEGVAVLDRIRNWLPVLVALSANSPFWHGEDTGYASYRSQVWSRWPSAGPLDILGTPDAYHQLVHDMVSTGVAMDEGMIYFDARLSRHYPTVEVRIADVCMMPENTVLLAGIVRGLVETAAREWKAGTDPAPVPTALLRLAAWKASRWGLRGELLDPVTSRPGPALGVVNSLLHHIRTALEDMGDLQRVEELTDQLLHTGTGAVRQLEVLHRTGDLEDVVDDAANCTVGSEIQGAQRGTPGD, from the coding sequence GGAATAACGGCACCGCACCACCCGGTTCCAGGACGTTCGGGGTTGAAGAGGAACTGCTGCTGGTGGACCCGGGCCGGGGTGATGCGGTGCCCATGGCCGGCGCACTGCTGGACCTGTACGTCAGGCCCTTCGAGTCCAGTGCCGGGCCGGTGCTGACGGCCGAGTTCCAGCAGGAAATGATCGAAGTGGTCACCCCGCCGCACTCCACCCTCGCCGGTCTCCAGGCGGACATCGTTGCGGGGCGGGACATTGCCCGGCAGGCCGCGGAGGACGTGGGTGTCCGGGTGGCCGCCCTGGGCACCTCGCCCCTTCCGAGCGACCCGCACCCGGTGCGGCTGCGCCGGTTCGCCGCCATGGTGGAGGAGTACGGACTCACAGCCCGGGAACAACTGACCTGCGGCACCCACATCCACGTGTCCGTGGACTCGGACGAAGAAGGGGTGGCGGTGCTGGACCGGATCCGGAACTGGCTGCCGGTGCTGGTGGCCCTCAGTGCCAACTCCCCGTTCTGGCATGGCGAGGACACCGGGTACGCCAGCTACCGTTCCCAGGTGTGGAGCCGGTGGCCGTCCGCCGGGCCGCTGGACATCCTGGGCACCCCGGACGCCTACCACCAGCTGGTGCACGACATGGTGAGCACCGGCGTTGCCATGGATGAGGGCATGATCTACTTCGACGCCCGGCTGTCCCGGCACTATCCCACCGTGGAAGTGCGGATCGCCGACGTCTGCATGATGCCGGAAAACACGGTGCTGCTTGCCGGGATCGTCCGCGGGCTGGTGGAAACGGCTGCCCGCGAATGGAAGGCCGGAACCGACCCCGCGCCCGTGCCCACCGCCCTGTTGCGGCTGGCCGCGTGGAAGGCCAGCCGCTGGGGGCTGCGCGGGGAACTCCTGGATCCGGTGACCAGCAGGCCCGGGCCGGCCCTCGGCGTCGTCAATTCCCTCCTGCACCATATCCGCACGGCGCTGGAGGACATGGGCGACCTCCAGCGGGTGGAGGAACTGACGGACCAGCTCCTGCACACCGGCACCGGAGCCGTCCGCCAGCTCGAGGTGCTGCACCGGACCGGCGACCTGGAGGACGTGGTGGACGACGCCGCCAACTGCACCGTGGGTTCCGAAATCCAGGGTGCGCAGCGGGGGACGCCGGGGGATTGA